Genomic window (Drosophila albomicans strain 15112-1751.03 chromosome X, ASM965048v2, whole genome shotgun sequence):
TTGTCTTATCGAATGTCCACTGCACGGATTCGACCTGCAAAAGGATAACATCAAATTGGCATTAGTTCACAATTATCGCTAATAAATGTAGGGTTCGACACCGAGGACAAGGCCAAGCCCTGCAGCACAGTGAACTAGTAGaaattggcaaatatttgcgcaGAGCCCACACAAGGCTATCGCATTTTACGGGCCTACATCATTTTATATTGTACATCTATTTGGACAATAACATCAATAAGAACTTGAGTAATGCCATTAACGGAGAAAGCGACATAGGTTACGAATGCACAGTGGTTaaatcaattgtaatttgagatgaaattaattacaagtatttatgaaattgcaccaaaaatttgtattcttGAATgttaagtaattaattataaactatatataaattttaataaaatgaaagtgataaattaatcttaaaaaataaataatgattcagaaataaataatgaaataaaaatagtttgtaCAGAAataatctaaataaattaaatcaacgCAAAGTATTCCAGTTATATATggataattaataatattaaataaaaaaattatttatatacaaatgtacaATATAACACAAAcattggaaataaataaaaaataaaataaataaataagaataataaataaaataatagtaatatcCAACTAATATTTAGCAAAGaacaaataatgaatataaaaaaaataataaaataaaaaagatttttacagaaattatctaaataaaataaaatgatgctAAACAACTTAATCCTAAAAAATAGTTAGATATATCATGCAAAATACTACtagtcaaaaataaatataaagtaatattaatagccacaaattttgaattgtgCAACTGAGAGATGTTCACCACTGTGCATGCTGCTCTATGGTACTTTTTCTTCACATTGTCGTGTTTACATGGTCGCTTTGCTGATAACGTTGTGTGTGGCTGCCTCCCTCTGATGATGATAGTCGGAAGTATAGAACGAATCAACACTTGTCTCCCTGCATCGCAGTACTGTTGATAAGATCAGTGACAACGACAATGGCAAGAAAATGGCATTCGATCATTGTGATCGATATCAGTTGGCCAGAAGGAGGCACGAtcgcaacagccacagcagcaattAACATTCGCGCATTTCAATAGCGACATCTAcgtggtttattttttttgagatGGGTTGTCCCTGCTCCAAGCAgctagacaacaacaacaaggcacTGACCAAtccgctgcagcagctgaaggCAGCCGAGGCACCAGCAGCGTTGGGGGGACGGGCTCAGCAACGACGCCGCCGACGGGAGGAGAAGCGACAACGACAGCTGGCTAAGCTGCAGAAGCGCAACGCACGCAAGCGACGTCATCAGCTGGGCACCGCCAACGGCAGCTTGCgtcgcagccacagccacaaccacAGCCATGGCTCGGTCAGCAGCGCGGCGCCACAGTTGCGTCTGCGCGgtggcagcaacggcagcactGCCACCGAATGCATTAGCGCACTCTACGCCCGCAGTCTGGAGCAACAGCGCGAGGAGCAGCAGCGACTGATTGAGTTGCGCACTCGACAGCAGCTGGAGCGGCAGCTGTACACGTTCCTTCTtaatcagctgctgctgggcatGCAGTTCTTTGGCCACTTCGAGCACGAGCTGGCCGCCATCGATGAGCAGCTGCTGGCCAAGCAACGCGCTTGCGCTCAAACGCTCTCGGAGCACAGTTTGCTCCATGCCAACGTTATCGATGCGGCGGTGGCGAAGCGATTGCTCTTTAAGCCCAAGTAAGTTACATTACATTTCCTTTTCTATATATCTGCATTATTCTTAACACTCTTAGCAAGTTTTGGCAAGGATTAATCCAATGAATAATACAGttttacaaaacaattttaaattccaaAGTTTAGCTTTAGCACCAATTCTGTTCTGAAGGCAGCTTCATTCCTAAACAAGCTAAATTCTATAATGATAATTTCCAAACCACTTGAACAGGTCTCTAAAGCAATCCTAAATACCCCTTAAGAACCGTTTGGCTTTAGGAATTTCAAGGTCTTCCTTTAATCCTAAACGAGAGCTAAACTCTATAATGATAGTTTACAAGCAATTTGAAAAGGTTTACAAACCAATCCTTAATACTCATAGTTCGCTTTAGAAATTTTTAAGTCTTTGGCTGTTTCGCTATTCACTGTTTCACTGACTAACCTTATCTTTCTACACTATCACATGGAACAGATTAACATTTATTGTATTGattcagtttatttttctttgctttatcAATTGCATCGCTTAACAAAGCGGTTCTCTTAGCAATCCTCTTTTATACCGGTCCACATGCATTTCAGTAgttcagtttattttaaattcgttATCAACTGTCAAATCGTTTCAAGCTTCAAAGCACTCAACTTAACCGACAACAAACCATTTTTATTCATCAACTATTTCCCATCCCTCGAACTGGTTCACTAAAccctttttcttttgcatttccCCTACTGCGATGCCTCGCAACAAAGTCAGGGACAAAACCACAACGCAGCACCCGCTGAACCGCTGCAAAAACCGCTCACCTACGTGGTGTTCGAGAACGTGGACGTCGCTCGTCCGAACGACGCCAACTACGACTCGATAGCGGCGCTGTGCAAGGTGCTGCTGGAGACGGACTACTACACAACGACACCCTGTCGCATGCAGTACGTGCAGCTGCTGGAGCAGGCTCGTTGGATGGGCTATGTGCGACTCAAGCTTCGTGAACCGGCGCCCAACATGCCGCGCAGTCCGTGCAGCGCGACCAGCGACGCTGTCGAAGGCGATGCGACACCGACGACGGCGGCAGATAACGAAGGCATCTACACGGATGCTAGCAGCAGTGGCTACAGCACcggagtgggcgtggctggctCAGGGCGAACCAGCTGGGATGAGGGTGATTATGATCACGTGTACATAGCACGCTTGAACACGCAGCGTTCGTTGGCCGAGCTGCAACTTGAAGGACGTGTGCTGCTGCAGCGAAATGTGCTGCCCGAGGAATGCGTCTGTCGGCTGGGCAGCTGTTTGCCCGCCTGGCTGGAGCAGAGCGATGACGAGGATGAACTGGAGTCCAGTGATAGCGAGCCGGAGTTGCAGGACAGCAATCGCAGTGGCTACGAGACGGTTCAAGTGCTGCGTCAGTGTCGCGTGGAGCAACTCCGTCGTCGTGCGCTGCTCCAGCAATGCTATCTAAGCTCTCAGCGTTTCATGCACTACTTCGGTCAGTTGTTGCGCCAACAACTGGCCCAACAGTTGGACATTAGCATGGAGCAGCTGGCCACAGCCAGCTATCGTGGTTGCAGCATATACACCAGCAATGAGGAGCTGGTGCCCGCCATTCATGTGCCGCACGGTTGGCCGGACTGCGCCTTCGAGTTCAATTTGCGACAGCGCGGGGGAGAATCGAGTTCATGGCCCACGCTGCAGATGAGGAAACGCATTCAATCCTTTGGCTATCATGTGGTGCCCGTGGGCTATGCACCGAAGCGTGCGCGGAATCCCTTTCGGGAGCTGGAGTGGCGCATCATATTCCCGCAGGCGGAACAGTTCCTGGAGCGGCAGTTGTCACGCATGCAACTGaagttgctgctggtgctgaaGATCATGGTGCGGAGCTGTGTGAACGACAAATGCCAGGCCATGGGACACATTGTGGAGCAGTTGCGCACGCATCTCTTCTGGCAATGCGAACGTGATGGAAGTggggacaacaacagcgattgGTCTGAGGAGTTTCTGGGCGAGCAGCTGGTGCGTTTTGTGCGCAGCTTTGCCGACTGTTTGGCCAAGAAACAGCTGTCGCATTACTTCATCGAGCGACGCAATTTGTTCGAGCATGTGCCCGAGGATGCGCTGATGGAGCTGCGCGCTATCATGGCCGGCATTGCGGAGCAGCCGCTAGTCCATGTGCTGCAAGGACTGCGGCAGCTTCAACATGCCGCCGACTTTTATCCCAAGCTCAACTATGCCCAGCTGCTGGAGACACTTGTGGCCACCGACTACTTGCAGCTGCGCAGCAAAGCCAAGTTCACGCGACAAACGCTGCCCACTTGCGTAGAGCAGCAAGGGGCGACTGCTGAGCAGCTGCGCGAGGAGGAGGAAACACCTAGCGCCGCGCAAGGTTTACTGGGCATGCGTCAGCATCAGGAGCGCACGCGTGGCAAGCTGCGACGCAAAACGCAACTGCTGCGCgctcagcagctgcagctggccGAACAGCGTCGGAACTCGGACGAATCCCTCACCCAGGACATGCCACTGTTCGTGCCACGCATGTCACACGTCTCGCAAGCATCGAGTGATAGCTCCACCTCCGGCGCCGGCGCAACACCGCAGCTCAACGATGGCGTCGAGATACTGCGACGCACCAATCTGCTCGAGCTGCTGCTCGATCATCAGCTATCCATGCTGGCCAAGGCCACCGAGTACCGCAATGCCCAACATGGCCAGCTGTACTTGGCGCAGACGCAGCGCCTGTGTCGCCTCTATCAGCAGCTGGGCTGCTCGCAGCACGCTCAGCAGCAATATGCCCAGGCCATTTGCCAGGCAGCTAGTCAACTGGAGCGCATCCTCCTCAACGAGAGTCCGCGAGAGAGCTGCAGTCTCGCTTCCCCCAAGTTCGTGGAGCATGTGGTACAGTTGCACACGGCAGAAGTGCATTCCATGTCCACCCCACCCAGCACTAACCCCACAACACCGCCACCTCCCACTCCTCCCCCAACAGATAAGGCAGCTGTCGATTCAGTGGGGAGCGAAGCAACACCTAGTGGGCCTGCAACAGCCGTGCAGAAGCTGGAAACTCTGCTGCAGCGCATGCAACTGGAGCCACCGGCTGCACTGCAAGCCATCGGCTCCAAGACGGAGCAGCTGGTGCAGCAGCTTGAGCTGCGGGACTTGCTCAAACGACACACACAGAAGCTGAAGAGTGCCTTCAATTAAGAATCAGGGAAATTTCAGCCTATTAACTGTAATCAATCATTGTGACATTCTACGTCAATCGTTGTCTAAGCTTCTTATCAACACTttctaaaaataactttaactaCTATAATTAACTTCGGTACTTTAAAGTTAGCAATATATTCTACTAAATGGCGTTTATCTATCAGATAGAAGTGTAGTTCAAAATCTATTAGAGAAGTAAGCAATTTGTGGAGCATCAAATTCTATACATCAAACATTGACAAAGCGTTGCTTCTCatcacaatttaaaatacaccacCTAACATGTAATTAGCTTTACTTTTCTGTACTTTTAAGTTAGCGTAACAAATAATTATCAGTTGAAGAAAAGTCAACAGAGTTTGTAGAGAATCCAAGGAATTCGACACTCCGCGTTAAATTAATGACTTAGCTTCTAATCGCAATTTTAAAAACCTCAACTATAATTAACTTTATGTGTTTTCCGTACTTAATGTACTAGcaatatattatacttaatAATGTTTATCTATCAGATTAGCATGTAGAATCAATCCATCAGACAGAAATCAAAGTTGACAGTTTGTGCAGAGTCCAATCGGCACTCCACGCCAATCATTGTCTTAGTTTTGAACGTACAGTTAATAAAAACCATCAAAATAACCCAATTGTAGAAAAGGTCTTTTATGTTTATCTATAAGATAAGCCTGTGTTGTCTAGCTGCTGTCTGGGCAAATGTTATCAACACTTTTTTTCACTCTGGCATTCGTTATTCCCGAGGTTCGTAAGCACCGAGGGTATTAAATTATACCCCtttgaataattcaaaataaatataaattgtttctcTACTCACATCAACGCCATGCTCCGCATAAAAGTCGCCAGTTCCCATGGAAGCATACAGCTTGTAGCCCATCTTGGCAAGGTCGCGTATCGAGGACAGCAGCTCCATTTTGTGCTAAAAGTTGCATAGCTTAGTTAGCAAGAAATATAAGGTAAAAGAGAAAATGCAAACTCACCTTAAAGCTGCCAATGGAGAGCAGTATGGCATTCTTGGGAATCTGAAAGCCTGTGGACATCATGGCCTTCAAGTAGGCCTCATAGCGATTGTCGCCAAAGCAGGCCACCTCACCGGTGGAAGCCATCTCGACGCCCAATTGGACATCGGCGCCCGCGAGACGGGAGAAACTAAATTGTGGCACCTTGACACCCACTTTACCAACGCCATGCAAGACATCGAGTGGTTCCACATCCATGCCAACAATGGCACGCGTTGCAGTTGCCACAAAATCATGATCCAGCGTCTTGGACACAAAGGGGAAGGAGCGTGAAACACGCACATTGCACTCGATGACACGCAACTCGTTGTTCTTGGCAATCAGTTGCATATTGAAAGGTCCCGTCACATCCAGCACACTGGCCAGATCGCGTGTGATGCGCTTGATGGCCTCCAGGGTCTCGGCATTAAGATCTTGCGGTGGTGTGACTAAGGTGGCATCACCCGAATGCACGCCAGCATTTTCCACGTGCTCTGAGACAGCCATGCAAAGGATTTGCCCATCGGCGGCCACAGCGTCCACATCGATCTCCTTGGCATTGGTCAAAAACTTGGAAATAACCACCGGATGTTCACGGCTCACTTCGGAGGCCGCATTTAAATACGTCTCGAGGTCCTGATCTGAATACGCCACATTCATTGCGGCACCGGACAGCACATAGGATGGACGCACCAGGCACGGGTAGCCAACCTCCTGGCAAAAGTCAATGGCCGACTGGAGATTGGTCAGTTCCTTCCACTGTGGCTGTAAAATACCTTTGCGATCAAGCATGCGGGAAAATTTGAAGCGATTCTCGGCACAATCAATCGACTCCGGCGATGTGCCCAACACCTTGGCCTGCTGTCGATGCAGATCCATGGCAATGTTGTTTGGCAATTGGCCACCCATCGAGAGTATAATGCCATCGGAACGTTCCAGCTCATAGATATCCATGACCACTTCAAAGCTAATTTCCTCAAAGTACAAGCGATCGCACATATCGTAGTCGGTGGACACAGTTTCCGGATTGTAATTGATCATAATCGTCGACTTTTTCAGACGTCGCAGTTCGCGCAAACAACCCACGGCACACCAATCGAACTCCACCGACGACCCAATGCGATAGACACCCGATCCGACGACAATGGTGTGCGAACCCGGAAAGAGCACATCGTGCTCGGCTGCATTGTACGTGTTGTACAAATAATTGGTGCTCGCCGGCCATTCGCCGGCCACCGTATCGATCTGTTTGACAAATGGCCGTATGTTGAGCTCCAGACGCTGTTGTCGCACCGCCAACTCGGTGCTCTTGGTAGCCATGGCAATCTGTTTGTCCGCAAATCCCATACGTTTGgcactcagcagcagctgtggtGTCAATTGATTGCCCGCCGTCTCCAGCTGGCCATAGAATTCGATGATGTGCTGCAACTTATGCAGGAACCAACGATCGATTTTGGTCAACTCATGCAATTCCTCGATGCACATACCCGCCTTGAGGGCAGCGGCCAGCACGAAGGGACGTCGATCCGTTGGCTCGGACAGCTGTTCCTTGTCCACCGGCGACAGATAGGGATCGAAGCCTTGCACATCGCCATCGACCATGCGAAGTGCCTTCTGGAAGGCCTCCTCAAAGCTGCGTCCGATGGCCATCACCTCGCCGACACTCTTCATGGAGCTGCCAATGTGTTTGCTCACGCGCACGAATTTCGCCAAATCCCAGCGCGGTATTTTGACCACACAATAATCCAAGCTGGGCTCAAAGCATGCGGTCGTATTGCCCGTCACCGAGTTGCGTATCTCTGGCAAGGGCTCGCCCAGTGCCAACTTGGCGGCCACATAGGCCAGGGGATAACCCGTCGCCTTGCTGGCCAGCGCCGAGCTGCGCGACAAACGCGCATTCACCTCAATGATGTAATACTGCTCCGAGTGCGGACACAATGCATACTGTATGTTGCACTCGCCGACAACGCCAAAGTGTCGGATAACCTTGAGTGCGGTGCTGCGCAGCATTTGATATTCGCGATCCGAAAGTGTTTGCGAGGGAGCCACCACAATACTTTCACCCGTATGTATGCCCAAGGGATCAAAGTTCTCCATGTTGCAGACGGTGATGCAATTGTCGTAGGCATCACGCACCACCTCGTACTCCACCTCTTTCCAACCTTTCAGGGACTTGTCCACAATCAATTGGCTGGAATGAGCCAGGGCCTGTTGTGCCAGTGTCTCCAGTTCCTGCTCGTTGTTGGCAAACCCAGAGCCAAGACCGCCCAGCGAGAAGGCAGCACGCGCCATTACTGGGTAGCCCAAGTGTCGAGCTGCCTCCAGGGCCTCGGCCACCGTGTAGACAGCCTCCGAGGGTGCTACCTGTTCGCCAATCTCATTAACACGCTGTGCAAAGAGTTTGCGATCCTCCGTCTCAATGATGGATTGTATGGGTGTGCCCAGAATGCGCACATTGTACTTGGCAAAGATGCCGGCGCGTTCCAATTCGACGCCACAATTGAGCGCCGTCTGGCCACCAAAGGTGAGCAACACACCGTTGGGTCGTTCCGATTTAATCACCTGCTCCACATAGTCGGGTGTGAGGGGCAAGAAATAACATTTATCTGCCATGCCTTTGGAGGTTTGAACGGTGGCAATGTTGGGATTAATCAGCACAGTTTGTATATTGCATTCACGCATTGCTTTAATCGCCTGCGATCCCGAATAATCAAATTCCCCGGCCTGGCCAATTGAGAGACCACCCGAGCCCAAGATGAGCACCTTGCGTGGCCGTTGTGGCTGCGGCTGTGGACCGGGGCGCAGAGCGCTCAGACGTCGTTCGATCAGTTGTGGCACCGTGAACTGTGGCTGACGTATGACATCGATGAAGACATCGAACAGGAATTCCGTGTCCTGCGGTCCGGCATGATGCTCGGGATGGAATTGCACTGAGAAATATGGTTTAGTGCGGTGTACAATGCCCTCGTTAGTGGAATCGTTGGCATTCACAAAGAGCTCCTCCCAATCGCTGGGCAGCTTGGCCAAATCAACAGCATAACCGTGATTCTGCGAGGTGAGCAGACAACGTCCGCTGGCACGATGTAAACAAGGCAGATTGTGGCCACGATTGCCGTACTTCATCTTGAAGGTGTCGCAACCGATAGCCGTGGCAAGCAACTGATGTCCCAGACAGATGCCAAAGATGGGCTTGTTGCCCGCCTGCAGCACACGCTGCACTTGCTCCACAATCGGTTTGCAGCTGCTTGGATCACCGGGACCATTGCACAAGAACAGTGCATCATAGTCGTCGGTTTTCAGCTCACTGCTCCAGGGCAACAGTTGCACCGAGGCTCCCCGTTGTAGCAGGCAACGTAATTGATTCAATTTGAGACCACAATCCAACACAGCAATCCGCACTCCAGTTGGCTGCAGCGATTTGTAGAGCATGGGCTCCTTGACTGCACATTCCTTAGCCAAATTGCGTTGATTCGGATCCTCGAAGGGCAGAGCCAAGGGAAGCGTTGGCGCCTCATAAACAATACGTCCCAGCAGACTGCCCTGTTCGCGCAGCTTTTTGGTCAGCGCACGCGTATCGATGCCACTGATGCCGGGCACATTGTGCTCGGCCAGCCACTGTGAGAGTGTCTGGTGGGAGCGCCAATGCGACGGTGTCTCACAAATCTCGCCCACAACAAGGCCAGCCGCCTGCACAGCACCCTCGAACCACTCGAAATGCTCAGGCAATCCATATGCGTCCAGTTCCTTGACATTGGGTACACCATAGTTGCCAATCAGGGGATAGGTCAACACCAGAATCTGTGAGCTGTATGAGCGATCTGTTAGCGCCTCCGTGTAGCCAACCATGCCGGTTTGGAAGACGACTTCGCCGCTTGTGGGTGTGCTCTTGGCACCGAACGAGCAGCCCGGCATTATGGTGCCATCCTCCAGAACAAGATAACAATTCGGTGTCGACATCTTGCCTGCGGAGAGGAGcacacataaatacaatataatatagatatttaataaaatcttTGTTAAAAGAGCTTCATCATATGGTTATTCTAGCAAACAGATTTGCTGATGACTTTAAGTTTAGGCAACATTGTGTGACATAACAAGCAGCTTTGCTGATAACATGCAGTCTTGGCATCATATCAATCAGCTTTGAAAATGTTCTTTGCGACACACCATGGCAAGTAGGTTTGCAGATTATGTTCGTTTCAACAGCACTGAGTGTCATAGCAAACAGCTTAGTGAAACAGCAAGCAGTTAAATCGCACAGCCCAAAATGAGAGCTGCCCATactttatttgcaataaaggaataaacaatatatatattctttaatttatacaaatttattatcatCTTTAACAGTTGACAACTAGTTGTCTTGTTGGCCTTTCAGTTAACTCAATTACAACGAaattgaataaacaaattttggaaACTGTATACATCAGTTGATCAAACAGACTACGAGCCAATTCCCACGATAGCCAATGAAGAAAATTGATATTCAACGTTCTGCcgtttaataaaaataaataaatacttttatttatcaatacGTGGCGTCTTCTTTTTTGACTCTACCATCACGATCGGCCCTTCAAGAggcacattttttttatcagcATTTTCTCTCTTATCGAAaccaaatacataaataaatcgaaCTTGAATGCCGACTCAAACAACTGATAAGAAGATACAACCCCAGAATATGTGGTTCcctaacatat
Coding sequences:
- the LOC117567228 gene encoding CAD protein, translating into MSTPNCYLVLEDGTIMPGCSFGAKSTPTSGEVVFQTGMVGYTEALTDRSYSSQILVLTYPLIGNYGVPNVKELDAYGLPEHFEWFEGAVQAAGLVVGEICETPSHWRSHQTLSQWLAEHNVPGISGIDTRALTKKLREQGSLLGRIVYEAPTLPLALPFEDPNQRNLAKECAVKEPMLYKSLQPTGVRIAVLDCGLKLNQLRCLLQRGASVQLLPWSSELKTDDYDALFLCNGPGDPSSCKPIVEQVQRVLQAGNKPIFGICLGHQLLATAIGCDTFKMKYGNRGHNLPCLHRASGRCLLTSQNHGYAVDLAKLPSDWEELFVNANDSTNEGIVHRTKPYFSVQFHPEHHAGPQDTEFLFDVFIDVIRQPQFTVPQLIERRLSALRPGPQPQPQRPRKVLILGSGGLSIGQAGEFDYSGSQAIKAMRECNIQTVLINPNIATVQTSKGMADKCYFLPLTPDYVEQVIKSERPNGVLLTFGGQTALNCGVELERAGIFAKYNVRILGTPIQSIIETEDRKLFAQRVNEIGEQVAPSEAVYTVAEALEAARHLGYPVMARAAFSLGGLGSGFANNEQELETLAQQALAHSSQLIVDKSLKGWKEVEYEVVRDAYDNCITVCNMENFDPLGIHTGESIVVAPSQTLSDREYQMLRSTALKVIRHFGVVGECNIQYALCPHSEQYYIIEVNARLSRSSALASKATGYPLAYVAAKLALGEPLPEIRNSVTGNTTACFEPSLDYCVVKIPRWDLAKFVRVSKHIGSSMKSVGEVMAIGRSFEEAFQKALRMVDGDVQGFDPYLSPVDKEQLSEPTDRRPFVLAAALKAGMCIEELHELTKIDRWFLHKLQHIIEFYGQLETAGNQLTPQLLLSAKRMGFADKQIAMATKSTELAVRQQRLELNIRPFVKQIDTVAGEWPASTNYLYNTYNAAEHDVLFPGSHTIVVGSGVYRIGSSVEFDWCAVGCLRELRRLKKSTIMINYNPETVSTDYDMCDRLYFEEISFEVVMDIYELERSDGIILSMGGQLPNNIAMDLHRQQAKVLGTSPESIDCAENRFKFSRMLDRKGILQPQWKELTNLQSAIDFCQEVGYPCLVRPSYVLSGAAMNVAYSDQDLETYLNAASEVSREHPVVISKFLTNAKEIDVDAVAADGQILCMAVSEHVENAGVHSGDATLVTPPQDLNAETLEAIKRITRDLASVLDVTGPFNMQLIAKNNELRVIECNVRVSRSFPFVSKTLDHDFVATATRAIVGMDVEPLDVLHGVGKVGVKVPQFSFSRLAGADVQLGVEMASTGEVACFGDNRYEAYLKAMMSTGFQIPKNAILLSIGSFKHKMELLSSIRDLAKMGYKLYASMGTGDFYAEHGVDVESVQWTFDKTTPDDINGELRHLAEFLANKQFDLVINLPMRGGGVRRVSSFMTHGYRTRRLAVDYSIPLVTDVKCTKLLVESMRVTGRNPGMKTHTDCMTSRRIVKLPGFIDVHVHLREPGATHKEDFASGTAAALAGGVTMVCAMPNTNPSIVDRDTFNQFRELARLGARCDYALYVGASDTNWEHVHELATQACGLKMYLNDTFGTLRLSDMAAWQRHLSRWPKRAPIVCHAERQSTAAVILLAHLLERPVHICHVARKEEIQLIRAAKEKGIRVTCEVCPHHLFLSTKDVERLGAGMAEVRPLLCSPEDQEALWEHMEYIDVFATDHAPHTLEEKQSERPPPGFPGLETILPLLLQAVHEGRLTMEDIKRKFYRNPRNIFNLPEQPQTYVEIDLDEEWTISNSELKTKARWTPFNGTKVKGRVHRVVLRGEVAFIDGQVLVQPGYGQNVRAKLSLPQKSETEGSSDLLSDTDANDTFARLLTEGGVANRSSTVHFEDEANTSPAAGSFLRPVSPSPRLRLDSSSNTTLKEYLQKNSPNPVAHCLVGKHVISVDMFGKEHLNDIFNLAQLLKSRVTKDRPVDDLLRGKVMASIFYEVSTRTQCSFGAAMQRLGGHVINMDQVTSSVKKGETLEDSIKVMASYADVLVLRHPEPGAVARAASFSRKPLINAGDGVGEHPTQALLDVFTIREEIGTVNGLTITMVGDLKNGRTVHSLARLLTLYNVTLQYVAPPGLGMPEAIMRYLDQRGVHQRTFDSIEQALPSTDVLYMTRIQRERFQTEEEYKRCCGHFIVTPKLMTRANKRTIVLHPLPRVEEISRDFDSDPRAAYFRQAEYGMYIRMALLAMVVGCRSTAL
- the LOC117567237 gene encoding uncharacterized protein LOC117567237 → MGCPCSKQLDNNNKALTNPLQQLKAAEAPAALGGRAQQRRRRREEKRQRQLAKLQKRNARKRRHQLGTANGSLRRSHSHNHSHGSVSSAAPQLRLRGGSNGSTATECISALYARSLEQQREEQQRLIELRTRQQLERQLYTFLLNQLLLGMQFFGHFEHELAAIDEQLLAKQRACAQTLSEHSLLHANVIDAAVAKRLLFKPNQGQNHNAAPAEPLQKPLTYVVFENVDVARPNDANYDSIAALCKVLLETDYYTTTPCRMQYVQLLEQARWMGYVRLKLREPAPNMPRSPCSATSDAVEGDATPTTAADNEGIYTDASSSGYSTGVGVAGSGRTSWDEGDYDHVYIARLNTQRSLAELQLEGRVLLQRNVLPEECVCRLGSCLPAWLEQSDDEDELESSDSEPELQDSNRSGYETVQVLRQCRVEQLRRRALLQQCYLSSQRFMHYFGQLLRQQLAQQLDISMEQLATASYRGCSIYTSNEELVPAIHVPHGWPDCAFEFNLRQRGGESSSWPTLQMRKRIQSFGYHVVPVGYAPKRARNPFRELEWRIIFPQAEQFLERQLSRMQLKLLLVLKIMVRSCVNDKCQAMGHIVEQLRTHLFWQCERDGSGDNNSDWSEEFLGEQLVRFVRSFADCLAKKQLSHYFIERRNLFEHVPEDALMELRAIMAGIAEQPLVHVLQGLRQLQHAADFYPKLNYAQLLETLVATDYLQLRSKAKFTRQTLPTCVEQQGATAEQLREEEETPSAAQGLLGMRQHQERTRGKLRRKTQLLRAQQLQLAEQRRNSDESLTQDMPLFVPRMSHVSQASSDSSTSGAGATPQLNDGVEILRRTNLLELLLDHQLSMLAKATEYRNAQHGQLYLAQTQRLCRLYQQLGCSQHAQQQYAQAICQAASQLERILLNESPRESCSLASPKFVEHVVQLHTAEVHSMSTPPSTNPTTPPPPTPPPTDKAAVDSVGSEATPSGPATAVQKLETLLQRMQLEPPAALQAIGSKTEQLVQQLELRDLLKRHTQKLKSAFN